The following are encoded in a window of Limibacter armeniacum genomic DNA:
- a CDS encoding helix-turn-helix domain-containing protein: MSHLNSSQRQKIQEGIRQGKSNAAIARELGVHRSTVGRELRRNGGDRESYDFRLAQRIATQTQRLASRLLRNPKGKGRRRGSSLMFQWDKNFVGSRYYFFDPRRRFLRKRYDEKISRWGELWKGNVWRWDKTDRRWGRRRWRYSSLIEMQSILETYTVEKKCEQEVKSVGVEVKQDFSFPYIGSKETCVWMFLNRASAVQSDCKIA, from the coding sequence ATGTCTCATCTCAATTCTTCCCAACGCCAAAAAATTCAGGAAGGCATCCGTCAGGGTAAAAGCAATGCTGCTATTGCCCGTGAGCTAGGTGTGCACCGCTCAACGGTGGGTAGGGAGCTTAGGAGAAATGGTGGCGATAGGGAGTCGTATGATTTCCGTTTGGCACAACGTATTGCCACACAAACCCAGCGTCTTGCTAGTAGGTTACTTCGAAATCCAAAAGGTAAAGGAAGGAGACGTGGCAGTAGCTTGATGTTTCAGTGGGATAAAAATTTTGTGGGGAGCCGCTATTATTTTTTTGATCCGCGCCGAAGGTTTTTGCGAAAGCGGTACGATGAAAAAATTTCCAGATGGGGGGAGTTATGGAAAGGCAATGTCTGGAGATGGGATAAGACCGATAGGCGTTGGGGAAGAAGAAGGTGGCGCTACAGCAGCTTGATCGAGATGCAATCCATATTGGAAACTTACACAGTTGAAAAAAAATGTGAACAGGAGGTTAAAAGTGTGGGAGTGGAGGTGAAACAAGACTTTTCTTTCCCTTATATCGGGAGCAAGGAGACGTGTGTCTGGATGTTTCTAAATAGGGCGTCGGCTGTTCAATCGGATTGTAAAATTGCTTAA
- a CDS encoding GLPGLI family protein produces the protein MKQFVKSLISFFLLCTTITVWGQSKKVEIVKVTYTSSPISQYRMTEDQMISTPSKASTYDFMKGITDYYSLYINLEDHSSVYILDSTVQVRPLGWENPRVRAALADTVLFTLKTPLQKTLKHEWIMNQTFFSEGEVGNIEWELTNEEKKINGLNCKKAKGKFKNYPMLIVWYTKDIPISNGPSVYQGLPGLVVLAEDYFRTIKLHSIEYTEDREAFKALYSRKLEQFEREKERGKHFDKEPLLLLKKGDLARSLYKHNHKKPYKENN, from the coding sequence ATGAAACAGTTTGTAAAATCTCTCATTTCTTTCTTTTTACTTTGCACAACAATAACCGTTTGGGGACAATCAAAAAAAGTTGAAATAGTAAAAGTGACATATACTAGCTCTCCCATAAGTCAATATAGAATGACTGAAGACCAAATGATTTCCACCCCATCAAAAGCTTCTACCTATGATTTTATGAAAGGCATTACTGACTATTATAGTTTGTATATTAATTTAGAAGACCATTCTTCTGTATATATATTGGACTCTACAGTACAGGTAAGACCTTTAGGATGGGAAAACCCAAGGGTGAGAGCGGCTTTGGCAGATACTGTTTTATTTACGCTAAAAACCCCTTTGCAAAAAACACTAAAACACGAATGGATTATGAATCAAACGTTCTTTTCGGAAGGGGAAGTAGGGAATATAGAATGGGAACTGACTAATGAAGAAAAAAAAATAAATGGTTTAAATTGTAAAAAAGCAAAAGGTAAATTTAAAAATTACCCTATGCTAATTGTTTGGTACACTAAAGACATCCCTATATCCAATGGCCCTTCAGTTTATCAAGGATTGCCTGGATTAGTAGTGCTTGCTGAAGATTATTTTCGGACTATAAAGTTGCATAGTATAGAGTACACAGAAGATAGAGAAGCTTTCAAAGCACTATATTCAAGAAAGTTAGAACAGTTTGAAAGAGAGAAAGAACGAGGGAAACACTTTGACAAAGAACCTTTATTACTATTAAAGAAAGGTGATTTGGCAAGATCACTTTATAAGCACAATCATAAGAAACCTTATAAAGAAAATAATTGA
- a CDS encoding carboxypeptidase-like regulatory domain-containing protein, which yields MWKQYSIIVLIFYSFNLFGQEKSVSGNIKSVSGDVVPFANIIAYPKDDTSKPITYDISNAQGEFSLKIPSALQAITINVTSIGFEEKIISLQLNGQSVEITLEESIIELKEVVVEVREVTDTLDLDTEHMNLSKESTLREMLDKTEGVIIGEEGTISYQGKQINKVLINGKEVFINQNKVALDNLNYEIMKNVQIIDNYKDKFTLDFKRIQDPVINIETKEEFKGVIKTQVDAGGGYNEKFAVKGKGFFFSETLNAFATTNTNNVGEKALGQKDVSPSVLKYATGALKNTLRPLFMEDTHTFKDFVSNSNLTTRWQGLNSKTGVVFYYGNIQTERKIDYNTFVADTLTQNKQTENIHKGNLISVTANHSRILSKKTVLQNVLSAMTIDQQGYNKSLNTLYIPEVTTFTELNKNRPKNLTFSNALQLTHLLGDNIAFDLNVDYFNERNTRDFGTLITDINFSDLSQEELTSKQLFSTLANLQFRLKKTFIKTGLHLSKNLEKGNLTFNNETPTTTSLERDLTILDVPLSLSGSINKLDYTFSTTPTFIHTKKTKYSNLLKMHHSLTYNFETQNTLGMSVSHDYRFYDLNVLFDTTMRSYNQIVINNREFVNQYATRDEASLSWFNNNVARSKSNHIIYRYTREQDFLQNVLDSISNNVFYYSHKVFDKKETHSLSSGYQKGFYLGKSYHLLQLGGNLDYTHNNYTTSVNSVNTPFKSDAWVPSFKISFLPRNFFIKDVSNKLDYNHLKFWLDNEEINRQSVITNTFSVKGHGTKATWDVNFIFTKYSIENDEFNVPDLHFSYKYDLSDRLSFSLVGRSLLTLFKLNNYNYVNTISSGNTLTQIATNNNLGYLLLYTSIKL from the coding sequence ATGTGGAAACAGTATAGCATTATTGTTCTTATTTTTTACTCTTTTAATCTATTTGGACAAGAGAAAAGTGTTTCAGGTAATATAAAAAGTGTTTCAGGTGATGTTGTCCCTTTTGCAAATATCATTGCTTATCCTAAAGATGATACATCAAAACCAATAACCTATGATATCAGTAATGCACAGGGGGAATTTTCTTTAAAAATACCTTCTGCTTTGCAAGCAATAACCATTAATGTTACCTCCATTGGTTTTGAAGAAAAAATAATCTCATTGCAACTAAATGGGCAATCAGTGGAAATTACTTTAGAAGAAAGTATCATAGAACTTAAAGAAGTGGTAGTTGAGGTTCGAGAAGTAACGGACACACTAGACTTGGACACCGAACATATGAATTTAAGTAAAGAAAGTACTTTACGTGAAATGCTTGATAAAACTGAAGGCGTAATAATCGGTGAAGAAGGCACTATTTCATATCAAGGGAAACAAATAAATAAAGTTTTAATAAATGGAAAAGAAGTTTTTATAAACCAAAATAAAGTGGCATTGGACAATTTGAATTATGAGATAATGAAAAATGTCCAGATTATCGATAATTATAAGGATAAGTTCACTTTAGACTTCAAGCGCATTCAGGACCCTGTGATCAACATAGAGACAAAAGAAGAGTTTAAGGGAGTTATTAAAACACAGGTAGATGCGGGGGGTGGGTATAATGAAAAATTTGCTGTAAAAGGGAAAGGTTTCTTTTTTTCTGAAACGCTAAATGCTTTTGCAACCACAAACACTAATAATGTGGGAGAAAAGGCATTAGGACAAAAAGATGTGTCTCCATCAGTTTTAAAATATGCTACAGGAGCATTGAAAAACACATTACGCCCATTGTTCATGGAGGATACACATACTTTTAAAGACTTTGTAAGTAATAGCAATTTAACTACTCGTTGGCAAGGTCTCAATAGTAAAACAGGTGTAGTGTTCTATTATGGAAATATACAAACGGAAAGAAAAATAGATTACAATACATTTGTAGCTGATACTTTAACACAAAATAAGCAAACGGAGAACATCCATAAAGGAAATTTAATTTCAGTTACGGCAAATCACAGCAGAATACTTTCTAAGAAAACCGTATTACAAAATGTATTGAGTGCAATGACTATAGATCAACAGGGGTATAATAAAAGTCTTAACACGTTGTACATACCTGAGGTGACTACTTTTACTGAATTAAACAAAAATAGACCAAAGAACTTAACATTCTCCAATGCATTGCAACTTACCCATCTATTGGGTGATAACATTGCTTTTGACCTAAATGTCGATTATTTCAACGAGAGAAACACCCGTGATTTTGGTACTCTTATTACTGACATAAATTTTTCAGATCTCTCTCAAGAAGAGTTGACTTCAAAACAACTTTTTTCCACTCTCGCTAATCTGCAATTTAGACTTAAAAAGACATTTATTAAAACGGGTCTACACCTTTCTAAAAACCTTGAAAAAGGCAATTTGACATTTAACAATGAAACCCCAACAACTACAAGCCTAGAGCGAGATCTCACTATTTTGGATGTTCCATTATCATTAAGTGGAAGTATAAATAAACTGGATTATACATTTTCAACGACACCAACATTTATTCACACTAAAAAAACAAAGTATAGTAATCTTTTAAAGATGCATCATTCACTTACCTATAATTTTGAAACACAGAACACCTTGGGTATGAGTGTCAGCCATGATTACCGCTTTTATGATTTGAATGTACTATTCGATACTACGATGCGTTCTTATAACCAAATTGTTATCAATAATAGGGAATTCGTTAACCAATATGCTACAAGAGATGAGGCGTCATTGAGTTGGTTTAATAACAACGTTGCTCGATCCAAAAGTAATCATATCATATATAGGTACACTCGTGAACAGGATTTTTTACAGAATGTACTTGATTCTATTTCTAATAATGTTTTTTACTACTCCCATAAAGTATTTGATAAAAAAGAGACTCATTCCCTTAGTTCTGGCTACCAAAAAGGTTTCTATCTCGGAAAATCCTACCATCTCCTTCAATTAGGCGGTAATTTGGATTATACCCATAACAATTATACAACCTCTGTAAATAGTGTAAATACCCCTTTCAAGTCTGATGCTTGGGTTCCTTCATTCAAAATAAGTTTCTTACCCCGAAACTTTTTCATAAAGGATGTGTCAAATAAACTGGATTACAATCATTTGAAATTTTGGTTAGATAATGAAGAGATCAACAGGCAATCGGTAATCACCAATACTTTTTCCGTAAAAGGTCACGGAACCAAGGCTACCTGGGATGTAAATTTTATTTTCACAAAATATAGTATTGAAAATGATGAATTCAACGTACCAGACCTCCATTTTTCCTATAAATATGATCTATCAGATAGATTATCATTCTCATTGGTTGGTCGATCTTTACTTACTCTTTTCAAACTGAATAATTACAATTATGTCAATACAATTTCGTCCGGAAATACGTTGACACAAATTGCAACGAATAACAATTTGGGTTATTTACTTTTATATACTTCAATAAAATTGTAA
- a CDS encoding DCC1-like thiol-disulfide oxidoreductase family protein, which produces MLFDGVCNLCDSTIQYIIKHDSNNLFYFAPLKKKPLTNYCTTTNSKLFNQIIP; this is translated from the coding sequence ATTTTATTTGATGGGGTTTGTAACCTTTGCGATTCAACGATACAATATATCATTAAGCATGATAGCAATAACCTCTTTTATTTTGCACCTCTCAAGAAAAAACCGCTAACCAACTATTGTACAACAACAAATTCGAAACTTTTCAACCAAATAATCCCATAG
- a CDS encoding helix-turn-helix domain-containing protein — protein sequence MSHLNIIKRQKIYEGVRMGKSNAAIARELGVHHSTEGREMRRKGGDKELSDFRLVQRIATQNQRLASRLLRGSKGKGRT from the coding sequence ATGTCTCACCTTAATATCATAAAACGACAAAAAATATATGAAGGAGTTCGGATGGGTAAAAGCAATGCTGCTATTGCCCGTGAGCTAGGTGTGCACCACTCAACGGAGGGTAGAGAGATGAGGAGAAAGGGTGGCGATAAGGAGTTGTCTGATTTCCGTTTGGTACAACGTATTGCCACACAAAATCAACGCCTTGCTAGTAGGTTACTTAGAGGTTCGAAAGGTAAAGGGAGAACGTAA
- a CDS encoding leucine-rich repeat domain-containing protein: protein MSEGTVTVCDVTFKDPGGDSNYGDNLDITQTLLPETAGKIISVTVPAIDIQDNKDYLYVYDGTDTSAPLIQTITGIDTRYGTIISATNAEGALTFRFTSNASLNLTGWQATASCVYPDAPTDLAIANVMTDRFTLSWEDTSSRPIELDIATDRNFSNIVAEVSLPAGTDSYQVTGLASATNYFARVRNTDTSGVSAYATALQMTTIAGDEDYIFNIPTEEFLALKALYEATGGDSWTSNKGWFEDDISNWEGIYTQPISGTSYETVTSINLNKNNLKGTIPAEIGNIPKLGYLACNNNEITAFPAEIGNLSRLATLDMNNNLITAIPAEIGNLSRLVTLDMNNNLITAFPAEISNIPNLNHLDLSKNQITTIPAEIGNLTSLSRLYLQYNQISTIPAEIGNLTNLSYLYLQYNQITTIPAEIGNLTNLSYLYLYNNQVNTIPAEIGNLTNLSYLHLYSNQISTIPPEVGDLTNLAHLYLHYNQITSIPAEIGNLTNLSRLYLYNNQISTIPPEIGNLTNLVELFLFLNQINSIPTEIGNLTNLKTLHLSNNQVSTIPAEFGNLINMKSLYLDNNQITSVPAEFGNLTSLLYLFLFNNQLSSIPTEFDNLTSLTYLDLKYNQLTFTQLIPLLDNGINQFYYNSQDNLPMTSSFEAETFTLTVTIDTPHVDNHYQWYKSGTAIEGATSHSYTATIADNMNREFYCKVTNPNVANMSLWTDHYLMKGKLMILKVPNIPIDTPSDEKIYLLGDLNDWGEDKPTLILEKQADDTYQVAVPLSYESFEFKFALKNHLAYQEVDLGGDEIANRYIDLSIANDTTTLAPILAWKQTEGKVTNHLSISSIADIVVNGAGTSIEVTTNSDADVTLTITEGAELISLEGTSIVPSYSGAGQVTINAQQVENEIYLGGEASVTFNILKFAPTFSNAPDITKTYGDYAFNLAVTTDAEANISYTSDSVEVISISGSIATVDNAGTATITASVPETDWNLAADTTFVITVAQRTDAISTIFLPETATVDDVLTLPATYSNQGFEVFFEVTAGNAVISDTSQLTVNGIGDITLRLFSEGDQNYTPAETTHTITVAKAADNISETISVTEASVGESITLPTLTTDKGVAVNYELTAGNATLDRNMLTVNAIEDITLRLFSDGNENYYETETSHTITVAKNTDNISETISVTEAIIFEVITLPTLTTDADLPVSYEVTEGDASLDGNTLTVNGVGDIVLRLFSEGSESYMATETTHTIVVLKADDNISETIEITEAKAGETITLPTLTTDAGLPVSYEVTEGNASLDGNTLTVNGVGDITLRLFSEGSESYMATETTHTIVVLKADDNISETIEITEAKAGETITLPTLTTDAGLPVSYEVTEGDASLDGNTLTVNSVGDIVLRLFSEGSESYMATETTHTIVVLKADDNISETIEITEAKAGETITLPTLLTDAGLPVLYEVTEGDASLSGNELTIHSIGNITLRLFSEGNDSYKATEASHTITVETILSIADDLLEKATVIYPNPTSDKATVSVQLQAATTVSITVRNAVGQVMFAKEFGKQSGNFVQTVDFGTYSQGIYLISITTAEGTAVKKVVKK from the coding sequence ATGAGCGAAGGCACAGTAACTGTTTGTGATGTTACTTTTAAAGATCCAGGAGGGGACAGCAACTATGGCGACAACCTTGACATCACCCAAACCCTATTGCCAGAGACAGCAGGCAAAATCATCTCGGTCACTGTACCTGCTATAGATATTCAAGATAACAAGGACTACCTATATGTGTATGACGGAACAGATACCAGTGCCCCACTCATCCAAACGATAACAGGCATTGACACACGCTATGGTACCATCATCAGTGCGACAAATGCCGAAGGAGCCCTAACTTTCAGGTTTACATCAAACGCATCCCTCAACCTTACTGGCTGGCAAGCTACGGCTTCATGCGTCTACCCTGATGCCCCAACAGACTTGGCTATTGCCAATGTGATGACCGACCGTTTTACACTATCTTGGGAAGATACCTCAAGCCGTCCCATAGAGCTTGACATAGCCACTGACCGGAACTTCTCCAACATCGTAGCGGAAGTATCACTGCCGGCTGGCACAGACAGTTATCAAGTAACTGGGTTGGCATCAGCTACCAACTATTTTGCAAGGGTCCGCAATACTGACACAAGTGGCGTAAGTGCTTATGCTACTGCCCTTCAAATGACTACCATAGCAGGAGATGAAGACTATATCTTTAATATTCCGACTGAAGAGTTTTTGGCACTCAAAGCACTTTATGAAGCCACAGGTGGCGACAGCTGGACAAGTAACAAAGGTTGGTTTGAAGACGACATCTCAAACTGGGAAGGGATATATACCCAACCTATTTCAGGCACATCCTATGAGACTGTTACAAGTATAAACCTAAACAAAAACAACCTTAAGGGAACGATCCCGGCGGAAATTGGCAATATCCCCAAACTGGGATACTTGGCTTGTAACAATAACGAGATCACTGCCTTCCCAGCAGAAATCGGGAACCTCTCCAGATTAGCAACCTTGGACATGAACAACAACCTAATCACCGCCATACCAGCGGAAATCGGGAACCTCTCCAGATTGGTAACCTTGGACATGAACAACAACCTAATCACTGCCTTCCCAGCGGAGATCAGCAACATTCCTAATCTGAATCACTTGGACCTGAGCAAAAACCAAATCACTACCATTCCGGCAGAAATCGGGAACCTGACAAGCTTGTCTCGCCTGTATTTGCAATACAACCAGATCTCTACCATCCCGGCAGAAATCGGGAACCTGACAAACTTATCCTACCTGTATTTGCAATACAACCAGATCACTACCATCCCAGCAGAAATCGGGAACCTGACAAACTTATCCTACTTGTATTTGTACAACAATCAGGTCAACACCATCCCAGCGGAGATTGGCAACCTGACAAACTTATCCTACCTGCATTTGTACAGCAACCAGATCTCCACCATTCCTCCTGAGGTTGGTGACTTGACAAACTTGGCTCACCTATATTTGCACTACAACCAAATCACCTCCATCCCGGCAGAAATTGGCAACCTGACAAACTTGTCTCGCTTGTATTTGTACAACAACCAGATCTCCACCATTCCTCCTGAGATTGGTAACTTGACGAACTTGGTTGAATTATTTTTGTTCCTAAATCAAATAAACAGCATTCCGACAGAAATTGGCAACCTGACCAACCTGAAAACGCTGCATTTGAGCAATAACCAAGTCTCCACCATTCCAGCAGAATTTGGCAACCTGATCAATATGAAATCGCTGTATTTGGACAATAACCAAATCACCTCTGTTCCAGCGGAATTCGGAAACTTAACGAGTTTGCTATACCTGTTCCTGTTTAACAATCAGCTCTCAAGCATTCCAACAGAATTTGATAACCTTACCAGCTTAACTTACCTGGACCTGAAGTACAACCAGCTCACCTTTACCCAACTGATTCCGCTACTTGACAATGGGATCAACCAATTCTACTACAACTCACAAGACAATCTGCCTATGACCTCCAGTTTTGAGGCAGAAACCTTTACACTGACTGTTACCATTGACACACCACATGTTGACAATCACTACCAATGGTATAAGAGTGGTACTGCTATTGAAGGTGCTACCTCTCACTCTTACACGGCTACCATTGCTGACAATATGAACAGGGAGTTTTACTGCAAAGTAACCAACCCCAACGTAGCAAACATGAGCTTATGGACGGATCACTACTTGATGAAAGGAAAGTTGATGATATTGAAGGTGCCAAACATACCTATAGACACCCCTTCTGATGAAAAAATATACCTACTGGGCGACCTGAATGACTGGGGAGAAGATAAGCCCACTTTGATACTGGAAAAACAGGCTGATGATACCTATCAGGTTGCTGTCCCTCTAAGTTATGAAAGTTTTGAGTTTAAGTTTGCACTCAAAAACCATCTAGCATATCAGGAAGTTGATTTAGGCGGAGATGAGATAGCCAATAGATATATCGATCTCTCAATTGCCAATGACACCACTACGTTGGCTCCCATTCTGGCATGGAAACAGACCGAAGGCAAAGTAACCAACCACCTTTCCATTTCAAGTATAGCGGACATCGTTGTAAACGGGGCTGGCACTTCAATAGAAGTCACCACTAATAGTGATGCAGACGTTACTTTGACAATAACCGAGGGGGCTGAATTAATCTCGCTTGAAGGGACTAGCATTGTACCATCATATAGTGGTGCTGGGCAAGTAACAATTAATGCACAACAAGTAGAAAATGAGATATACTTAGGAGGAGAAGCAAGCGTAACGTTCAATATCCTGAAATTTGCACCTACCTTCTCCAATGCCCCTGACATTACCAAGACTTATGGGGACTATGCATTTAACCTGGCAGTTACGACAGACGCTGAAGCCAATATTTCCTATACATCAGACAGTGTTGAGGTGATCAGTATCAGTGGCAGCATTGCGACAGTAGATAATGCAGGTACAGCCACCATTACCGCCTCAGTACCGGAGACGGATTGGAACCTGGCGGCAGACACTACATTTGTTATCACGGTAGCACAACGTACCGATGCGATTAGCACGATCTTTTTACCTGAGACCGCAACAGTAGATGACGTCCTGACGCTACCAGCCACTTACTCCAACCAAGGGTTTGAGGTGTTCTTTGAAGTTACAGCAGGTAATGCAGTCATATCTGACACCTCTCAACTGACTGTAAACGGAATTGGAGACATTACACTACGTCTCTTCTCGGAAGGGGATCAAAATTACACTCCTGCCGAAACCACACATACTATTACAGTAGCTAAAGCGGCTGACAATATCTCCGAAACAATTTCAGTAACGGAAGCTAGCGTAGGTGAATCCATCACACTGCCGACCCTAACAACTGACAAAGGAGTTGCAGTAAACTACGAGCTGACAGCTGGCAATGCCACGCTTGACAGAAATATGCTGACCGTAAATGCTATCGAAGACATCACCCTACGTCTCTTCTCGGATGGAAACGAGAACTACTATGAGACGGAGACTTCTCACACCATTACTGTTGCTAAAAATACAGATAATATCTCCGAAACAATTTCAGTAACAGAAGCCATTATATTTGAAGTTATCACACTGCCGACCCTAACGACGGATGCCGATTTACCTGTATCGTATGAAGTAACGGAAGGAGATGCTTCACTTGATGGAAATACCCTGACTGTAAACGGCGTTGGGGACATCGTGCTACGTCTCTTCTCAGAAGGAAGCGAAAGCTACATGGCAACAGAAACCACACACACAATCGTAGTGCTAAAAGCTGATGACAATATTTCAGAGACAATCGAGATTACAGAAGCCAAAGCAGGCGAAACCATCACACTGCCGACCCTAACGACTGATGCCGGTTTGCCTGTATCGTATGAAGTAACGGAAGGAAATGCTTCACTTGATGGAAATACCCTGACTGTAAACGGCGTTGGAGACATCACCCTACGTCTCTTCTCAGAAGGAAGCGAAAGCTACATGGCAACAGAAACCACACACACAATCGTAGTGCTAAAAGCTGATGACAATATTTCAGAGACAATCGAGATTACAGAAGCCAAAGCAGGCGAAACCATCACACTGCCTACCCTAACGACTGATGCCGGTTTGCCTGTATCGTATGAAGTAACGGAAGGAGATGCTTCACTTGATGGAAATACCCTGACTGTAAACAGCGTTGGAGACATCGTGCTACGTCTCTTCTCAGAAGGAAGCGAAAGCTACATGGCAACAGAAACCACACACACAATCGTAGTGCTAAAAGCTGATGACAATATTTCAGAGACAATCGAGATTACAGAAGCCAAGGCAGGCGAAACCATCACACTGCCTACCCTATTGACTGACGCAGGTTTGCCTGTATTGTATGAGGTAACAGAAGGTGATGCTTCTCTTAGTGGCAATGAGTTAACCATTCATTCGATTGGAAATATAACACTGCGTCTCTTCTCGGAAGGAAATGACAGCTACAAGGCTACCGAGGCTAGCCATACCATCACGGTCGAAACAATCCTGAGCATTGCTGATGATCTGCTTGAAAAAGCAACGGTGATCTACCCGAACCCGACAAGTGACAAGGCGACCGTAAGTGTTCAGCTGCAAGCCGCTACTACGGTTTCCATCACCGTACGCAATGCTGTAGGACAGGTAATGTTTGCCAAGGAATTCGGTAAACAGTCTGGCAACTTTGTTCAGACGGTGGACTTTGGTACATACAGCCAAGGCATTTACCTGATTTCCATCACGACAGCAGAGGGCACTGCGGTGAAAAAAGTGGTGAAGAAATAA
- a CDS encoding aminopeptidase P N-terminal domain-containing protein, translating into MRYDKIDQRLFVENRERFIKKLKPNSIAVFNSSDIQPTNADGTRPFKQHSDILYLSGIDQEETILLINPDAKDKAHKEVLFVRETNEEIAIWEGAKLTKEQARDISGIQTVYWLSEFDRVFTALVFEAEYIYLNTNEHLRADTTVETRDDRFRERCMKQFPLHKYERLSPIMHHLRAVKSQFEIDLLQQACDITEKGFRRLLDFVKPGVWEYQVEAELVHEFLYNRSKGFAYEPIIASGYNACVLHYVENNKECKDGDLLLMDVGAEYANYAADMTRTIPVSGRFTDRQKAVYNAVLRVMKGAMDMLVPGNTIDEYHKEVGELMTKELLDLKLIDKTDVQNQNPAWPAYKKYFMHGTSHHLGLDVHDYGNKYMKMEAGMVFTVEPGIYIPGESIGIRLENDVVVQKEGKVVDLMANIPIEADEIEALMNK; encoded by the coding sequence ATGAGGTACGACAAAATTGATCAGAGACTTTTTGTAGAAAACCGTGAAAGGTTTATCAAGAAACTGAAGCCAAATAGCATTGCTGTATTCAATTCATCGGATATCCAGCCAACTAATGCAGATGGTACCAGACCTTTCAAGCAGCATTCGGATATTTTGTATTTGAGTGGCATTGATCAGGAAGAAACAATTCTGTTGATCAACCCAGATGCAAAAGACAAAGCTCATAAGGAAGTGTTGTTTGTAAGGGAAACCAACGAAGAAATTGCGATTTGGGAAGGGGCCAAACTGACCAAAGAACAGGCAAGGGACATTTCAGGAATCCAGACGGTTTACTGGCTGTCAGAATTTGACAGGGTATTTACAGCATTAGTGTTTGAGGCAGAATACATTTACCTGAATACCAATGAACACCTGCGTGCCGATACAACTGTAGAAACAAGGGATGACCGATTTAGGGAACGTTGCATGAAGCAGTTTCCATTGCATAAGTATGAGCGTCTGTCTCCGATTATGCACCACCTGCGTGCTGTAAAATCACAGTTTGAGATTGACCTGCTTCAACAGGCTTGTGACATTACAGAGAAAGGCTTTAGAAGGCTTTTGGACTTTGTAAAGCCGGGTGTTTGGGAATATCAAGTAGAAGCTGAACTGGTACATGAGTTCCTTTACAACCGCTCAAAGGGTTTTGCCTATGAGCCAATTATCGCTTCCGGTTACAATGCATGTGTTTTGCACTATGTAGAAAACAACAAGGAATGTAAGGACGGTGACTTGTTGCTGATGGATGTGGGAGCTGAATATGCCAACTATGCAGCAGATATGACCCGTACCATTCCTGTAAGCGGACGTTTTACAGACCGCCAGAAGGCTGTGTACAATGCCGTGTTGCGAGTGATGAAAGGAGCAATGGATATGTTGGTGCCTGGTAATACGATTGATGAGTACCATAAGGAAGTAGGGGAGTTGATGACCAAGGAATTGCTGGACCTGAAACTGATCGACAAGACTGATGTTCAGAACCAGAACCCAGCTTGGCCAGCTTACAAGAAGTATTTTATGCACGGTACTTCTCACCACCTAGGACTGGATGTTCATGACTATGGTAATAAGTATATGAAGATGGAAGCAGGGATGGTGTTTACAGTAGAGCCTGGTATTTATATTCCTGGTGAAAGCATTGGTATCCGTCTGGAAAATGATGTGGTAGTACAGAAAGAGGGAAAAGTTGTTGACCTGATGGCTAATATCCCAATTGAAGCAGATGAGATTGAAGCGTTGATGAACAAGTAA